The segment TCCCGTTTTGCACATCCCTCGGAGTTCCCACCGGTGTCTCGATTTCTCTCGCTCGCCTGTTTGGCGTCGCTGCTGCTATTCCCCTCGTTTGTCCTGTCGGCGGAAACCAACGACGCTATCCGCGTGATGTCGTTCAACATCCGCTACGGCTCGGCCCAGGATGGCGAAAACCACTGGGACATCCGCAAGCCGCTGGTGGTCGAAACGATCCAGCGCTACAACCCCGACCTGCTGGGGACGCAAGAATGCCTACCGTTTCAGGAAGCCTACCTGCGTGAGCAACTGCCCGAATACGACTGCTATGCGGTCAGTCGCGAAGGGGAGGGGACCGCAGGTGAAAAGTGTGCAGTCTTCTTTCGCAAGTCGCGGTTTGAGTTGCTTGAAAAGGGGAGCGTCGCGCTGAGCGAAACGCCCGAGAAAATCGGCTCGGTCAGCTGGGACTCGTCGCTGCCGCGGATCGCGTCGTGGGTGAAGCTTCGCGACAAGGAGTCCGGTAAGACGTTTACCTTCTGGAATACCCACTTCGATCACCGCGGCCCGAAGTCGCGCGAAGAAGCGGCCAAGTTGCTGGTCGCCCAAATGAAAGCCGCCCCCGATAGCGGCCCGGTCGTTTTGACCGGCGACTTCAACACCGACGCCGGCTCGGCCCCCCATAAAACGTTGGTTGCCTATTTGACTGACGCGTGGGACGCCGCGAAGTGGGAAGGCTCGACCTGGACCTTCAACGGCTGGAAAGATCAAACGAGCGGAGCCCGGATCGACTGGATCCT is part of the Blastopirellula sediminis genome and harbors:
- a CDS encoding endonuclease/exonuclease/phosphatase family protein — protein: MSRFLSLACLASLLLFPSFVLSAETNDAIRVMSFNIRYGSAQDGENHWDIRKPLVVETIQRYNPDLLGTQECLPFQEAYLREQLPEYDCYAVSREGEGTAGEKCAVFFRKSRFELLEKGSVALSETPEKIGSVSWDSSLPRIASWVKLRDKESGKTFTFWNTHFDHRGPKSREEAAKLLVAQMKAAPDSGPVVLTGDFNTDAGSAPHKTLVAYLTDAWDAAKWEGSTWTFNGWKDQTSGARIDWILHSAGFTAADTTIDRWKSDSGHYPSDHCPVTTTLTFTKK